TTTCCGATGTTCTGGAGACAGGACATGTCTTCGACTATATCCATTCCCAGAACAGCGCAAGCTTTGCGCGTGACGGGCTGTTCAATGGCCACACACATCTGAGGCTCGGCATCGCCCTGTACGGCTCACGCCCCTATGCATCGCTGCCCGCCGAAAATTACATGCAGAGCCTGACTCTGAAGGCGCCGATCGTCCAGCTGAGAAGACTTTCCGCCAACCAGAAGTGCGGCTACGGCGGAAGCTACCAGCCTGAAAACGATGCAAAAATCGCAGTGGTAGATATCGGCTATGGGGACGGCATCCTGAGAAAGCGCGCCGACTTCGACTGCATGATCAATGGGAAACGCTATGCGATCAAAGCTTTGATGATGAGCCATATGATTGTGGAAGTGGATGAAGATGTGACACTTGATGATGAAGTCATCATGTACAGCAATGATCTGCGGATCGACGACTACACGGCACTGGGTGCAGGGGCAAATTCCGAGCAGCTGGGTGCACTGAACTACAACTCTCTAAAAAAGGTGATTTTAAATGACACTAGCGTATATCAATGATGAACTGCACTTGAACGGCCATTCCCTGAAAGGTCTGGCAGCACAGTATGGGACTCCCCTATTCGTCTATGACGAAGATGCATTACGCAGCCAATGCAGAAGGTTCCACAGTGTTTTTGAAGGGGAAGCGCTGGATTATTCCATTTCATATGCTTCAAAAGCCTTCACTTCCATACAGATGGTCAAACTTCTTGAAGAGGAGAATATGAAACTCGACGTCGTTTCTGCAGGTGAGCTCTACACGGCACTCGAGGCAGGATTCCCGGCTGCAGACATACACTTTCATGGGAACAACAAGACAGCTGAAGAAATCGAATATGCACTTGAAATGGGTATCGGTCTGTTCGTGGTAGATGCTGTGGATGAAGTGGCGCTGATCGACAGGTTGGCTGATCACCCTGTGGATGTGCTGCTTAGAATCAATCCGGGCATCGATGTAAACACACATTCCTATATCCAGACCGGCCAGGAAGACAGCAAGTTCGGACTGTCGATCCACAACGGCACTGCCGAATCGGCAATCGACATGATACATAAAAGCGACAAGCTGAATTTCAAGGGTGTCCATTATCATCTGGGCTCCCAGATCTCGGAGGAAGGCCCTTTCCTGAAAGCACTCGATGTCGTTTTCGAATGGCTGTCCAACGCCTCCATCGATGTTGAGATATTGAATATGGGCGGCGGCTATGGTGTCCGCTACACTGAAGCGGATGTAAGGTTTCCGATCGAGGAAGGCTTCTCAAGGATCATCGGCAAGCTGAAGACCCTTGCTGCCGAATATGACATCGCCTTCCCCCACATCATGATAGAGCCAGGACGTTCAATTGCGGCAGAAGCCGGAACGACCATTTATGAAGTTGGGGTCGTAAAGGATATTCCAGGTGTCTCAAGGTATGTGTCGATTGATGGCGGAATGAGCGATCACATACGGACGCCACTGTATAATGCCGAATATGAGGTGTTGACTGTAGAGGCCGGTGACGGGGAAAGCATCGATTCACATGTCGTCGGCAAGCTGTGTGAATCCGGAGATATCATCGGTAAAAACCTCAGCCTTCCGGAGGACATCAGCCGCGGTGATCTGGTTGCGGTCGCTACTACAGGGGCCTACCACTACTCCATGGCTTCAAATTACAATCAGATGAGGAAACCGGCTGTCGTATTCGTCACTGAGGATGATGTAAGGGAAGTCATCAGAAGGCAGAGTCTGAAACAGCTTATTCAAAACGATGTGATATAAAATAAAAAGAGCCCGCGGGCTCTTTTTTTTGATATAAAAAAACCTGGGATTATCCCAGGTTCAGATGATACAAATCAATTTTTTATAAATAGATTTATATTAGAGTTTAACAACGTTTGCAGCTTGTGGGCCGCGGTCGCCTTCAACAACTTCGAATTCTACAGACTGACCTTCTTCAAGGGATTTGTATCCTTCTTGGTTGATAGCGGAGAAGTGTACGAATACGTCGTTTTCACCCTCGATTTCGATGAAGCCAAAACCTTTTTCTGCATTGAACCATTTTACTGTACCTTGTTTCATTAATTAAATCCTCCAGTGACGATATTCAATAGCATAATCCATATAGCGTAGAAATGTATGGTACATACAATTTCTTATATGGAGAACACTTATTGATATCTCAATTATAAGGCATATGAGCTGGATTTGCAAACCATTCTTTCCTGATTTCATATTTTTTTATGAATATTCAAATAATATTATGCAATTAATTCCCCGTCTTTAAGCATCATCGGTGTATAGAAAATCTGAAGATCTTCTCCACAGTCTTCGCAATTCTCCATCTCGCAGCTGTTGAAGAACGCAAGAAGGCTGTATTTTCCTTCTTTGAATGAATGGAACTGTTCTTTCATTTTCTGGATGATGTCCCTGTATGCATCTTTCATCGCAGTTTCGGACTCATAGCTGAACTGCCTGATGATGTCCTCCTGCCATCCCTCAAAAAGCCACCAGCCTTCATAATCCGCCCTGAGTATGACAATCTTAAACATTTTAAAAACTCCATTCGCGTTTGATAATATATGTATTATATACGCGTATAATTCGCATTATCAAGCTAAAAATCCTATAATATAGTATAAGAGGTGTTGCAAATGGAATCAAGAATGATAATCGTATCCGGACGTGTCCAGGGGGTCGGTTTTAGATATTCGACAAAAGTCATCGCAGATCGGCTGAACATCACCGGATATGCAGCAAATGTCCGGGACTATGTGGAAATACTCGCCACAGGATCGGAAGCGGATCTGGATGAATTTGTAAGGCAAGTCACTGAAGGTGCCTCCCCTGCTTCGAATGTTGATGACTATTCGGTCAAGACCATTCCCCTGGAAGATGGCTATGACAGATTTGTAACCAAATAGTATTGACTGAAGGTGTAATCCAAAAATGAAGAATAATATATCACACTGGTTCGCCTCATTGATTTCCATACCGGTTGCAGTTGTAGCTGGTACGTTTTCGATGATCGCCTTCGATATCCATCTGGCTTTGGACATGATGGTTGCAGCAGGCGGTTTTTTTGCAGCCTACTTCCCTACCCAATCGATAAGCCTGAATTCCCAGCTGCAGAAGATGGGAATATCCAAAAGTGAGTACCGTTACGTCAAAAGGCAGCTTGCAGAAGCGAGGGAAAAGATCAAAAGGCTGAGGCAGAGCTATAAGAATGTAAGGACCTTGAAGGATGTCAAACTCATATATGACATCAATCGGCTCGTCCGAACGATCTACCAGGCGGTCGAAAATGATCCCAAGCTCTTTTTCAATGTACAGCAGTTCTTCCATTCGAACCTTGATTCTGCCGTGAATACCATCGAACAGTATCTTTTTCTGTACAAGATGCCCGGCAAGACCAGGGAGGAGAAGGTGAAGCTGCATGAAACGCGCATTTCACTGCTGGAACTCAAAAGGACCATCCAGTCGAACCTTTCTGCGATGAACCGGGACAGCTATCAGGCTCTTGAAGTTGAGAAGGACTTCATAAAACTGAATAAGAAGCGCACGATGTCCACACTCAAACTCGACAACAAACTTGATAAGGAGAAGGTGGACCTGAATAAGAAAGAAAAAGAGCCAGTATATCAAAACAGAGGTGAAGATGATGAAAGAGGAAAATAAACTAAAAGAGAAACTATTATCCGATCCATTCTCTTCTGTAGATGAAGACACTGACCTCATGCCCCAGCCTGAAGTGGGCATCGAGGAAAAGAATGAGCAGAGCACTCTCGCGACATATCAGGAAAGGTTTACAGAAGAAGATCTGAAGAGGATTGAAGAAATTAAGAATAAGATAGAACCATTGGATAATGATGCACTCATACAATATGGTTCAAACGCCCAGCAGGCATTGTCCAAGTTCTCACACCAGATGCTCACAGAAGTCCAATCGAAGGACGTCGGTCCCATCGGAGAGACGCTGGAGAGTCTGATGAAGAAACTGAAGGAAATCGATCCGGATGAACTGACGAAAGAGAAGAAGAACATCTTCAACCGCATATTCCGGAGGGTGAAAAAATCAGTGAATGAATTGATTTCGAAACACCAGAGCGTGGCCTCGCAGGTCGACCGCATCGGCATACAGCTTGAACATGCCAAGGAGGTTCTGGTCAAGGATGTGCATCTCCTGGACAAGCTGTACGATCAGAACAAGGATTACTTTGATGCAATCAACATCTACATCGCTGCGGCTGAAATGAAGAAGGAAGAGCTTGAAAACCAAACACTGCCTGAACTCAGAAAGAAAGCTGAGGAATCAAGCAACCAGATGCATGTACAGGAAGTCAATGATATGATGCAGTACGTCAACAGGCTTGAAAAGCGGATACATGACTTGAAGCTCTCAAGACAGATCACCCTGCAGTCCGCCCCACAGATCAGAATGATACAAAACATCAACCAGACGCTGGCAGAGAAGATCCAAAGCTCCATTCTGACAAGCATACCGCTTTGGAAGAACCAGATGGCCATAGCCCTCACACTGCTCCGTCAGGAGTCCGCATCACAGGCACAGCAGGCAGTCACCAATACGACCAATGACCTGCTTACAAAGAACTCTGAAATGCTGAAGCAGAACTCCATACGGACAGCCCAGGAGAATGAGCGTGGCATCGTGGATATCGAAACGTTGAAGACGACCCAGGAAAATCTGGTGACCACCATTGAAGAGACATTGAGAATCCAGCAGGAAGGTTCGCAGAAACGCCAGGCAGCAGAGCGGGAACTGGAAACCATGGAAGAGGAACTGAAGACAAGGCTTCTGGAGCTCAAAGAAGAGCATCGTTACTGATACAATAATAAAAAGCGCATCCATCGGATGCGCTTTTTATTATGAATATTTCACTTTTTCATGCTTCATGCCGATCAGATATCCAATGATATATCCGATGATCATTACTGGAATCCATTCAAATGAATTCGCGAATAGAGGCATGCTCTCTATCCATCCAAGATCCATCCATCCATTCCTGTGTACGACAGCAAGGATGCTTGTGATGATCACAAGTGCAACTGGGAGCTGGAAACTCAGTCTCGGTGAAGGGACAAAGTATGTCAGGAACAGCAGCGCGACAGAAGTCATTGCGATCGGATAGATGATATAGAGGACTGGAACACTGGTCTGAATGACTTGGTTAAGCCCCTGGTTCGCCAATACGAGGGAAATCAGTGTGAATACGACGACGAACTTTTCGTATGATATCTTTGGCAGGATGCTGTTGAAGTATTCACTTACGGCAACAATCAGGCCAGTAGCCGTCGTTATACATGCAACCGCGACGATTACACCAAGGAGTATCGCGCCAAATTGGCCGAAGGAGTCGTCTGCGACGAATGTCAGCAGGAATGTTCCCAGATTCTGATCATCGACCTGCTCACCACCGAGATCTACACGGTTGCCGATCCATCCAAGTGAGACATAGATGATGCCGAGGAGCAGTGCGGCGATGGAACTTGCCTTAATTGTTTCGATAAGCAGCTCTTTTCTGCTGGTGACACCAAGATCACGGATGGAATTCAGAACGATGACTGAGAATGCGATGGCTGCGATGGCATCCATTGTAAGGTATCCTTCTGTAAAGCCGACAGAAAATGGCGCAGTTGTATCGAAGCCTTCCGCCGGGGCACCTGGATCGTTGCTTATGTACATCATAATGGCTTTGATGATAAGCGCTACAATAGTGACCAGAAGCACTGGTGTAAGGAACCGGCCGATGTTGTCGACCATGCGGCTCGGGTTGTAGCTTAAAAGGAAGACGATAGTGAAGAAGACGATTGAGAAGATGAGCAGGCTTACCCAACCTGTTCCATTCATAAATGGCATAAGTGACATCTCATAGGCTGTCGTAGCTGTTCTTGGAATGGCGAAGAACGGCCCGATGGCAAGATAGATGACCACCATGAAGATGACTGCAAAAGCCGGATGGACGACTTTCAATGATTCCCTGTATCCACCTTGTGAAATGGATCCGGCGATTACCCCGACGAGAGGGAGTCCGACACCGGTGATGACGAATCCGATGATGGCCATCCAGAAATAGTCTCCACTCTGGAACCCGAGACCAGGTGGGAAGATCAGGTTCCCTGCCCCAAAGAACATGGCAAAAAGCATGAACCCGATGATGATGCTGTGTTTGAAATTCATGGGTTGACCTCCTAATACTTAAAAGTTATTGAAATGATAAACCTTAGTTTACAATACAAACCCCTTTAAGTCCATAAAATTCTTAATTGTCAGATATTTCAAAATGTGAAAAGCTACACTAATATTTTGGTCAATATCCTCTTGAGCAGGTTGGGCAATGCAGCAGCAATTTCTTCTGCATCATTGACGATGATGGCATTGGTGTCATAGATATTCCTGATGGCGGCCAGTGTGTTTTCCTCATTCGATTCATCGATGAAGATATTGATGACCTGGACGCCGGATTTTCTTGCTTCCTGCACTGCCTCATGCGTATCTATGATACCGCTCTGGTTATATTGTTCGGCACTTGGCAGGCCATCGGAGAACATGATGATGAATCTGTCCTTCTCACTGCGCATCCGCAGCTTTTCGGTCTCATGTCTTATCACGAGTCCATCACGGTTATCGCCCGAAGCTTCAATGTCCATCAGTGATACCGGGTAGTAGTATTTGGATTTCCCGAAGTCCATGTGCTCATAGATGTTATTCGGATAATGATTCTTCATCACTTCAAATGTGTCCTCATGATGGGAAACGATACGGTGTGGTATATCCAGTGACTTGAGGATATTATTCAGTATGATGACACCATTCCGGCAGCCTTCAAGGTTTTCAGTCATCGAGAACGACTGGTCGATGATGACTGTAAACGCAGCATCCAGCTCCTTGGATTCGGTATTCTTCTTTACAAAAAGCTTCGGGCTGTCATCGATTATCGGTCCTATTGGATTCTTCATGAGTTTTCCTGTAGTGCGCCTCGTCTCGAAAGCGTTCATCTTGTAGTTGAGTATCTGGGTAATATCCCCGATGACCTTTTTGGCTACAGCATTATAGGACTCGAATATCCGCTGATAATCCTTATACTGGGAGAGTTTGATTTTGGGCTTTACGATGTTGAGCACTGCGTGCTGATTGATGGCGCCAGAATCCTCCATCAAGTTGTCCCCGGTATTTTTACCGAAGCCTTCATGGTAGTCGGATACATCATCCTCATGTGGATTCTGCCTCCCATGCGCACTTTTACGTGAAGTATTGTCCCCGGTCTCACCGAGCATATTGGCTTCATCAGCATCACGGTCCGTCTTGGTGTCCACCCGGCTCGTCTCCTCTTCTTCCTCCTCCGCCTTTTCATCGAGACGTTCGGCATCCTTCCTGAACGGTGTCGTTTTATTGAATTCATTGATTTCATTGAAGGGCATGTCATGGATTCTATAAGAAGTGTTCAGCGAAATTTGGGAAGATAACTTTTCTATTATCTCTTCTGTCAATGTGATGCTTTCTCCGGTGCTTTCACTGATCAGTGGAAAGGATTCTCCGAATGCCTCCATGTTTTCCCTGTCCTCCAAAATCGCAACATTGAAAGATCTCAGGAATGCTTCAGCATCATTGGAAGCATTCTTTTGGTATTCATCCGTTTTTATGCGGTCCCCAAGTTGAATGATTTTTCTGATCATCGGCCGCCATTCAATGGCTGCCCTTCTGTTCCGGTAATATTCCAGGGAAAGGAAGACCTGCTGTGCGAATACCTCCCTGTCCTTCATCCTGTCATATTCCGGGTAATTGAAAATATAAGGGGAAGGATATCTGGTAAGTATATCGTACCTGAACCCTTCCCTCTCACTGATGTCCGTCCTGTGCTTCCAAAAGAAGCTCAGATTGAACTCATTGGAAGCAGGGTTGTAGTAGCTGTATTTTCGTACAGTGACCGTAACTTCCTTCCTTTTCAGCAGAAGGCGCAGCAGGTCAGTGATTTCCATCATTATTTTGGAATCCACAATTTCATCATTGAATTTTATAAATGAATAGCTCATGTTAATCACATTCCAAACTGAAGTTCTGCTGCATTCAGGATTGCCTTCTTCTCCTGTTCACTGTCGAGCTTGTCGATGATCGCCCGGTAGCATGCACGCCCGATCGGCATCTTTGTACTGAGGTCGGCGAGGTCGATCAGACTTCTCACACTGGAAGCCTCCTGCGATATCTGGCCCTGCTCCGTCATCGTGACGAGATCTTCATGGAAATCTGTGATGGATTCGATGAGGGACGCATCTTTCTGGATGCTCTGTGAATTCAGGACCTCCCTCAGCGATTCTTTCGAGACGTAGCCAATTTCTATGACGTTGAAACGGTTCAGCAGTGCTTCATTCATGGGCATGGTGCCGACATAACCGACGTTGATGGCTGCAATGACGTTGAACCCCTCATCAGCAACGATCGTATCACCGGTCAGGGGGTTTGTGATGGTCCTGCGATAGTCCAGTGCCGCATTCAAAATCGGAAGAACTTCAGGTTTAGCCATATTGATTTCGTCAATATAGAGCATCGCCCCTTCTTTCATGGCTCGGATGACCGGCCCATCTATGAAGGTGATCTCCTGCCTGCCTTCGTTGTATTCGATTGTTTTGAAGCCGAGCAGGGATTCGATATCGACATCCACTGAACAGTTTATGCTGTACATGTCCTTGCCGAGTTCCCCTGTCAAATCTTCAGCCAGCCTCGTTTTACCGGATCCGGTCGGCCCTTTAAGAAGAAGGTTCTTTCCAAGGGAAAGGATGATTTGTGCATCGCCTTTTATATTTTCATCATTATGCAGGAATTTTATGGCCATATCTATTCAACTTCTTCAAAGTATGTTTTGTAGTAGCCGCCGACTTTGCCTGAATTATCTTTGACGAATATATACTCTTCCGTTTCATTGACGACCGTATACGTCTCTCCGGGAGTGAGCATATCAGAGACTTTATATTTTTTTGCATCTGTATGCTTTACCTTGACTGTCCTTAAATTGTTGTCATTCCAAGTTTCATGAAGCATATTGATCTCTCCAAACATTTTAATTTATTTTGATTCTAACATAAAAATGACAGGCATCCCACGGGAGCCTGTCATGATCCTTCAATTAACCTTCCAGCAGGAGGTCTTCCGGATTTTCAATCAGATCTTTGATCGTTTTGAGGAATCCGACTGCCTCTTTGCCATCGATGACCCTGTGGTCATAGCTGAGTGCAATGTACATCATCGGACGATTTTCCATTTTCTCATCATCTATAGCTACAGGACGTTTCTGGATGGTGTGCATACCGAGGATGGCCGCCTGTGTACCATTGATGATTGGTGTGGACATCAGTGAACCGAAGACCCCACCGTTTGTGATTGTGAATGACCCGCCTGTCATATCATCAAGGCCGAGCTTCTTATTCTGGGCTTTCTTGGCCATATCGACGATATCGCTCTCGATTTCTGCGAAAGTCTTGCGGTCGCAGTCCCTGACTACAGGAACGACAAGGCCTTCATCTGTGGATACCGCAACACCGATATCGTAGAACTGCTTCATTACGAGGTCTTCCCCATCGATTTCAGCATTGACGGCCGGGTATTTTCTGAGGGCTGCCACTGAAGCTTTTGTAAAGAATGACATGAACCCGAGGCGTGTGCCGTCATGACGTTCCTGGAATTCATCCTTTTTGCGCTTCCTGAGCTCCATGAGGTTGGTCATATCCACTTCGTTGAATGTTGTGAGCATTGCTGTACTTTGGGATACTTCAAGCAGACGTTTGGCAATCGTCTGTCTTCTGCGGGACATCTTTTCCCTGACGACCGGCTTTTCAGGTTTTCCTGATGCCTGCTTCTGCGGCTGCTCCTCTTTTTTAGGCGCTTCAGATTTTTCAGGCTGTTTGCCATGATTGTCGACATCCTGGCTTCTGACGAGGCCGCGTGGATCGGAGGCGTTGATGTCGCTCAGGTCAATGCCCTTCTCACGCGCCATGCGTCTTGCTGATGGCGTCGCAACAATGCGTTCGCTGTCGTCTGAAGATTCTTCTTCATCGGATTCTTTGGAATCGTCCTTTGGAGCTTCCTCTTTTTTCTCTTCCTTATCTGAGCTCTTTTCGGATTCCTTGGATTCCCCTTCTTCCTCTTTGGAAGTATCCTCGGACTTCTCTTCAGAGGATCCGCCAGCTTCCCCATTATCTTCGACGATGGCGATGACCTGGCCGACTTCAACAGTGTCCCCTTCTTCAGCTTTGAGCTCGGTGATGACACCGGCTTCTTCACTGATCACTTCTACATTCACTTTATCGGTTTCAAGTTCGAGAATGTTTTCACCCTTCTCGACACGATCACCTTTCTGCTTAAGCCAGCTTGCGATCGTTCCTTCTGTAATTGATTCAGCCAGTTCCGGCACTTTAACTTCAGCCATTATTCTACCTCCTGTGATTTTAGAGCAGTTTCAATAATATTTTGTTGTATCAGTTTGTAGGATTCCCCATCACCTTCTGCAGTAGAGGCGCGTTTGATCCTGCCTACATAGTTCAAGTCCACCTTGTCGGGGACGATTTCAAGAAGGAAAGGCAGTGCATAGTGATAAGTACCCATATTTTGCGGTTCCTCCTGAACGAATCTCACTTCATCAAGGTTTCTGAGGTCATTTAAGATCTCCTGGATCTGTTCGGATGGGAAAGGATAGATCTGTTCCAGCCTGATGAGGAGGATTTCGTCGTTCGGATTCTCCTTCTGCTCGGTCATGAGATCCACGGCCATCTTACCGCTCGCAATAAGCACCTTCTTGACCTTCGTCTTCTTGTATGAAGGGACGATGATCTCCCTGAAGCCGCCTTCTACAAAAGCACTTACCGGTTCGCTCACGATCTGGTTGCGGAGCAGGCTCTTCGGAGTCATGAGGACCAGAGGCCTCATCTTTTCAGTGTCCAGGTATTTTGCCTGTTTCCTCAGCAGGTGGAAGTAGTTCGATGCACTGGACAGGTTGGCCACGGTCATATTATTCTCTGCAGCAAGCTGGAGATAACGTTCCAGTCGTGCTGAGGAGTGCTCTGCCCCCTGGCCTTCCTGGGCATGAGGCAGGAAGAGCGTCATGCCGCTGGTTTCGCCCCACTTGGCATTGCCGGCAGCCATGAAGTTGTCGAACATGACTTGTGCCATATTGGAGAAGTCCCCATACTGTGCTTCCCAGATTGCGAGGACATCCTTGCGTTCCACATTGTATCCATAATCGAATCCGACGACGGCTGCTTCTGAAAGCGGTGAGTTATGGACATCGAAGGTGGCATTTGAATTGCTCACCTCATGAAGTGGCACATGCTCCTCCCCTGTTTCAGGGTCATGCAGGACTGCATGACGCTGGGCGAATGTTCCACGTTCGGAATCCTGTCCGGTCAATCTGATCGGTGTACCATCCTGGTTGATCGTTGCAAATGCAAGCACTTCTGCATGTGCCCAGTCCACAAGATCTTCCTCATTG
The sequence above is drawn from the Salinicoccus roseus genome and encodes:
- the lysA gene encoding diaminopimelate decarboxylase, with protein sequence MTLAYINDELHLNGHSLKGLAAQYGTPLFVYDEDALRSQCRRFHSVFEGEALDYSISYASKAFTSIQMVKLLEEENMKLDVVSAGELYTALEAGFPAADIHFHGNNKTAEEIEYALEMGIGLFVVDAVDEVALIDRLADHPVDVLLRINPGIDVNTHSYIQTGQEDSKFGLSIHNGTAESAIDMIHKSDKLNFKGVHYHLGSQISEEGPFLKALDVVFEWLSNASIDVEILNMGGGYGVRYTEADVRFPIEEGFSRIIGKLKTLAAEYDIAFPHIMIEPGRSIAAEAGTTIYEVGVVKDIPGVSRYVSIDGGMSDHIRTPLYNAEYEVLTVEAGDGESIDSHVVGKLCESGDIIGKNLSLPEDISRGDLVAVATTGAYHYSMASNYNQMRKPAVVFVTEDDVREVIRRQSLKQLIQNDVI
- the odhB gene encoding 2-oxoglutarate dehydrogenase complex dihydrolipoyllysine-residue succinyltransferase, which encodes MAEVKVPELAESITEGTIASWLKQKGDRVEKGENILELETDKVNVEVISEEAGVITELKAEEGDTVEVGQVIAIVEDNGEAGGSSEEKSEDTSKEEEGESKESEKSSDKEEKKEEAPKDDSKESDEEESSDDSERIVATPSARRMAREKGIDLSDINASDPRGLVRSQDVDNHGKQPEKSEAPKKEEQPQKQASGKPEKPVVREKMSRRRQTIAKRLLEVSQSTAMLTTFNEVDMTNLMELRKRKKDEFQERHDGTRLGFMSFFTKASVAALRKYPAVNAEIDGEDLVMKQFYDIGVAVSTDEGLVVPVVRDCDRKTFAEIESDIVDMAKKAQNKKLGLDDMTGGSFTITNGGVFGSLMSTPIINGTQAAILGMHTIQKRPVAIDDEKMENRPMMYIALSYDHRVIDGKEAVGFLKTIKDLIENPEDLLLEG
- the brnQ gene encoding branched-chain amino acid transport system II carrier protein, whose protein sequence is MNFKHSIIIGFMLFAMFFGAGNLIFPPGLGFQSGDYFWMAIIGFVITGVGLPLVGVIAGSISQGGYRESLKVVHPAFAVIFMVVIYLAIGPFFAIPRTATTAYEMSLMPFMNGTGWVSLLIFSIVFFTIVFLLSYNPSRMVDNIGRFLTPVLLVTIVALIIKAIMMYISNDPGAPAEGFDTTAPFSVGFTEGYLTMDAIAAIAFSVIVLNSIRDLGVTSRKELLIETIKASSIAALLLGIIYVSLGWIGNRVDLGGEQVDDQNLGTFLLTFVADDSFGQFGAILLGVIVAVACITTATGLIVAVSEYFNSILPKISYEKFVVVFTLISLVLANQGLNQVIQTSVPVLYIIYPIAMTSVALLFLTYFVPSPRLSFQLPVALVIITSILAVVHRNGWMDLGWIESMPLFANSFEWIPVMIIGYIIGYLIGMKHEKVKYS
- a CDS encoding ATP-binding protein produces the protein MAIKFLHNDENIKGDAQIILSLGKNLLLKGPTGSGKTRLAEDLTGELGKDMYSINCSVDVDIESLLGFKTIEYNEGRQEITFIDGPVIRAMKEGAMLYIDEINMAKPEVLPILNAALDYRRTITNPLTGDTIVADEGFNVIAAINVGYVGTMPMNEALLNRFNVIEIGYVSKESLREVLNSQSIQKDASLIESITDFHEDLVTMTEQGQISQEASSVRSLIDLADLSTKMPIGRACYRAIIDKLDSEQEKKAILNAAELQFGM
- a CDS encoding acylphosphatase, which codes for MESRMIIVSGRVQGVGFRYSTKVIADRLNITGYAANVRDYVEILATGSEADLDEFVRQVTEGASPASNVDDYSVKTIPLEDGYDRFVTK
- a CDS encoding DUF6501 family protein, with amino-acid sequence MLHETWNDNNLRTVKVKHTDAKKYKVSDMLTPGETYTVVNETEEYIFVKDNSGKVGGYYKTYFEEVE
- a CDS encoding 5-bromo-4-chloroindolyl phosphate hydrolysis family protein, producing the protein MKNNISHWFASLISIPVAVVAGTFSMIAFDIHLALDMMVAAGGFFAAYFPTQSISLNSQLQKMGISKSEYRYVKRQLAEAREKIKRLRQSYKNVRTLKDVKLIYDINRLVRTIYQAVENDPKLFFNVQQFFHSNLDSAVNTIEQYLFLYKMPGKTREEKVKLHETRISLLELKRTIQSNLSAMNRDSYQALEVEKDFIKLNKKRTMSTLKLDNKLDKEKVDLNKKEKEPVYQNRGEDDERGK
- a CDS encoding toxic anion resistance protein, with protein sequence MKEENKLKEKLLSDPFSSVDEDTDLMPQPEVGIEEKNEQSTLATYQERFTEEDLKRIEEIKNKIEPLDNDALIQYGSNAQQALSKFSHQMLTEVQSKDVGPIGETLESLMKKLKEIDPDELTKEKKNIFNRIFRRVKKSVNELISKHQSVASQVDRIGIQLEHAKEVLVKDVHLLDKLYDQNKDYFDAINIYIAAAEMKKEELENQTLPELRKKAEESSNQMHVQEVNDMMQYVNRLEKRIHDLKLSRQITLQSAPQIRMIQNINQTLAEKIQSSILTSIPLWKNQMAIALTLLRQESASQAQQAVTNTTNDLLTKNSEMLKQNSIRTAQENERGIVDIETLKTTQENLVTTIEETLRIQQEGSQKRQAAERELETMEEELKTRLLELKEEHRY
- a CDS encoding alanine racemase, which encodes MGGTLTIDRKQFIQTAEGAAGGNDVIAVVKNNAYNYGLEFSVRAFLEAGIHSFATTSMDEALEIRRISREAMVFLMNPTYDLETVRENGFHITLPSLEYYHEYREALSGISVHLEYAGLFNRSGFGTSEEMIEVINDVHALPRHARVDVAGVWTHFGYADELDMEEYDVERELWMSLLSDVLETGHVFDYIHSQNSASFARDGLFNGHTHLRLGIALYGSRPYASLPAENYMQSLTLKAPIVQLRRLSANQKCGYGGSYQPENDAKIAVVDIGYGDGILRKRADFDCMINGKRYAIKALMMSHMIVEVDEDVTLDDEVIMYSNDLRIDDYTALGAGANSEQLGALNYNSLKKVILNDTSVYQ
- a CDS encoding VWA domain-containing protein; protein product: MSYSFIKFNDEIVDSKIMMEITDLLRLLLKRKEVTVTVRKYSYYNPASNEFNLSFFWKHRTDISEREGFRYDILTRYPSPYIFNYPEYDRMKDREVFAQQVFLSLEYYRNRRAAIEWRPMIRKIIQLGDRIKTDEYQKNASNDAEAFLRSFNVAILEDRENMEAFGESFPLISESTGESITLTEEIIEKLSSQISLNTSYRIHDMPFNEINEFNKTTPFRKDAERLDEKAEEEEEETSRVDTKTDRDADEANMLGETGDNTSRKSAHGRQNPHEDDVSDYHEGFGKNTGDNLMEDSGAINQHAVLNIVKPKIKLSQYKDYQRIFESYNAVAKKVIGDITQILNYKMNAFETRRTTGKLMKNPIGPIIDDSPKLFVKKNTESKELDAAFTVIIDQSFSMTENLEGCRNGVIILNNILKSLDIPHRIVSHHEDTFEVMKNHYPNNIYEHMDFGKSKYYYPVSLMDIEASGDNRDGLVIRHETEKLRMRSEKDRFIIMFSDGLPSAEQYNQSGIIDTHEAVQEARKSGVQVINIFIDESNEENTLAAIRNIYDTNAIIVNDAEEIAAALPNLLKRILTKILV
- a CDS encoding DUF1033 family protein, producing MFKIVILRADYEGWWLFEGWQEDIIRQFSYESETAMKDAYRDIIQKMKEQFHSFKEGKYSLLAFFNSCEMENCEDCGEDLQIFYTPMMLKDGELIA
- the cspA gene encoding cold shock protein CspA, which gives rise to MKQGTVKWFNAEKGFGFIEIEGENDVFVHFSAINQEGYKSLEEGQSVEFEVVEGDRGPQAANVVKL